One window of the Geotrypetes seraphini chromosome 19, aGeoSer1.1, whole genome shotgun sequence genome contains the following:
- the TMEM138 gene encoding transmembrane protein 138 has translation MLQTSNYRLVLSLQFLLLIYDLFVNSFSELLRMAPVIQLVLFIIQDIAILFNVIILFLMFFNTFVFQAGLVSLLFHKFKGTIILSAVYLALSIAFHIWVMNLRWKSNSLFIWTDGLLALFVFQRLVAVLYYYFYKRTAVCLGDPHFYEDSLWLRKEFSRVRS, from the exons ATGCTGCAGACAAGTAATTACAGGCTGGTGCTGTCACTGCAGTTCTTACTGCTGATCTACGACCTTTTTGTCAACTCTTTCTCTGAGCTGCTGCGTATGGCCCCTGTCATTCAACTCGTCCTCTTTAT TATTCAAGACATCGCAATTCTCTTCAATGTCATCATCCTCTTCCTCATGTTTTTCAACACCTTCGTGTTCCAGGCTGGCCTGGTCAGTCTTCTGTTCCATAAATTCAAAGGCACCATCATCCTGTCAGCTGTCTACCTGGCTCTGAGCATTGCTTTCCACATCTGGGTCATG AACTTGCGTTGGAAAAGCAACAGTCTTTTCATCTGGACTGATGGGCTTCTGGCTCTTTTTGTGTTCCAAAGACTGG TGGCTGTGTTATACTATTACTTCTATAAGAGGACAGCAGTGTGCCTTGGGGACCCACACTTTTATGAAGACTCGCTGTGGCTGCGCAAAGAGTTTTCTCGTGTTCGAAGCTGA